The genomic interval GTGCAGACCGGCGAACTCGCGGGCTTCCGCGCGAACGACGGCGTCATCCTCGCGACCGGCGGGATGGGGCAGGTGTTCGACCACACCACGAACGCGGTCGCGAACACCGGAGACGGCGTCGCGATGGCGTACCGCGCGGGCGTCCCGATGGAGGACATGGAGTTCATCCAGTTCCACCCGACGACGCTCCCCTCGACGGGCGTCCTCATCAGCGAGGGCGTGCGCGGCGAGGGCGGCATCCTCTACAACACGGAGGGCGAACGCTTCATGTTCGAGTACGGGTACGCGACCAACGACGGCGAACTCGCCAGCCGCGACGTGGTCGCGCGCGCCGAACTCACGGAAGTGAACGAAGGCCGCGGGTTCGAGGACGAGTACGTGATGCTCGACATGCGTCACCTCGGCGAGGAACGCATCCTCGACCGCCTGGAGAACATCCTCCACCTCGCGGAGGACTTCGAGGGCGTCGACGGCCTCGAAGAACCGATGCCCGTCAAGCCCGGCCACCACTACGCGATGGGTGGTATCGAGACGGACGAACACGGCCAGACGTGCATCGACGGCCTCTATGCCGTCGGCGAGTGCGCGTGCGTGAGCGTGCACGGCGGGAACCGCCTCGGCGGGAACGCCCTCCCCGAACTCATCGTGTTCGGGAAGCGCGCCGGCTCGCACGCCGCCGGCCGCGACCTCGGCGAACCCAAAATCGAGACCGGGAAACCCGCGAACCCCGAACTCGAAGACCTCGACACCACCGCCTCCCTCGGCACCGTCGGCGACGACGAAGCCGCCGCGGACGGCGGACTCGCCGCGGAAGACCCCGAAACCGTCGTGGACGCCGCCGTCGAACGCGAGGACGAGCGCATCACGCGCCTCCTGGAGAAGGACGAAGGCACCCAGCACGCCGAAATCCGCTCCGACATCCAGAAGACGATGACCGCGAACGTCAACGTCTTCCGGGAGGAGGACGCGCTCGAAGAGACGCTCCACGACATCCGGGACGCCCGGGAACGCTACGAGGACGTGTACGTCGCCGACAAATCCCGGACGTTCAACACCGACCTCCAGCACACCCTCGAAACCCGGAACATCCTCGACATCGCCGAAGCCCTCACCATGGGCGCGCTCGCCCGCGACGAGTTCCGCGGCGCACACTGGCGCAAGGAACACCAGGAGCGCAAGGACGACGAGTGGCTCAAACACACCATGGTCTCCTGGAACGACGGCCAGCCCGAACTCTGGTACCGCCCCGTCATCCTCGACGGCGAAAACAAGACCTACGAACCCAAAGAACGGTCTTACTAACCCACTTTTTCTCGTGAGGGGGTCGCTTCGCGACCCCCTCCGGAAAAACCTGGAGGGAAAAATGCTCGCTCGCTCCGCGAGCGAGTGAATCGCGGCGCGACGCGCCGCGAATGCCGGCGTTTATTTTGCTATTTGTGCACTCCGAGCGTTCAAGTACGATAGCGCGGCCAGCGGTCGGTATGTCCTGAGTAGTGGGGCGCGCCGCACTCGCGAAAGTCGGGGACGGCCGGCGCGCTCGCAGAAGTCCTCGTGTTCGCCCTAGAACGTCTGCACGCCGTCCTCGGTGACGACGCGGTCGAGGAGGCGGGTCGGCGTCTCGTCGTACGAG from Salarchaeum japonicum carries:
- a CDS encoding FAD-binding protein produces the protein MYEHDVLVVGAGGAGLRAAIAAHEEGADVALVTKLHPVRSHTGAAEGGINAALRNGDSWQDHAYDTMKGSDYLGDAPAVETLAQDAPENVIQLENWGMPFSREDDGRVSQRPFGGLSFPRTTYAGAETGHHLLHTLYEQVVKRGIEVYDEWYVTNLAVTDEDDPNERSCHGIVGYDVQTGELAGFRANDGVILATGGMGQVFDHTTNAVANTGDGVAMAYRAGVPMEDMEFIQFHPTTLPSTGVLISEGVRGEGGILYNTEGERFMFEYGYATNDGELASRDVVARAELTEVNEGRGFEDEYVMLDMRHLGEERILDRLENILHLAEDFEGVDGLEEPMPVKPGHHYAMGGIETDEHGQTCIDGLYAVGECACVSVHGGNRLGGNALPELIVFGKRAGSHAAGRDLGEPKIETGKPANPELEDLDTTASLGTVGDDEAAADGGLAAEDPETVVDAAVEREDERITRLLEKDEGTQHAEIRSDIQKTMTANVNVFREEDALEETLHDIRDARERYEDVYVADKSRTFNTDLQHTLETRNILDIAEALTMGALARDEFRGAHWRKEHQERKDDEWLKHTMVSWNDGQPELWYRPVILDGENKTYEPKERSY